One region of Mycolicibacterium lutetiense genomic DNA includes:
- a CDS encoding WD40 repeat domain-containing protein produces MVGAGLLAVLIVVVGLVVFIQRSTSDTGLIRPGEIPGVLVGFRPDGKLVAIDGEHSQIRFWNIATAQEVGTAINDPSPEHVVLSMDGQRLGVLDSGCLATSEPCDPMVELGGKGARIRLYEVASARMTCKIDQADLADDIEFDPAGNTLLIAGYADAVTLWDANTCASVGQLEIPGNRSYNYNLIDVTSDGTVLGAHLRSSVDLWNIHTRESIGRIDTGQDENMLGAAVSSDGSMYATASLDGTVRIWEVASRQQIGPALQHPAGPTSAAFSPDGRTLATAGQFDGFYLWDVRTGRQLPPLSTPVDASGDVAFTSDGKKLAFGTYRENEKEKQFARVIILKDI; encoded by the coding sequence TTGGTCGGTGCGGGACTGCTGGCCGTCCTGATCGTCGTCGTCGGCCTCGTCGTGTTCATCCAGCGCTCTACCTCAGACACCGGGTTGATCAGGCCGGGTGAGATTCCCGGGGTGCTGGTTGGGTTCCGGCCTGATGGCAAACTAGTTGCGATCGACGGTGAGCACAGTCAAATCAGATTCTGGAACATCGCAACAGCGCAGGAAGTCGGTACTGCGATCAATGATCCGAGCCCGGAGCACGTCGTGCTGAGCATGGACGGCCAGCGGCTCGGGGTGCTCGACTCCGGTTGTCTGGCAACCAGTGAACCTTGCGACCCGATGGTGGAGTTGGGGGGGAAGGGCGCACGGATACGTCTCTACGAGGTGGCATCCGCACGTATGACGTGCAAGATCGATCAAGCTGACCTTGCCGACGACATTGAATTCGACCCCGCGGGTAACACACTGCTCATCGCGGGATATGCCGACGCGGTCACGCTCTGGGATGCCAACACCTGCGCGTCCGTCGGGCAGTTGGAAATCCCGGGCAATCGCTCGTACAACTACAACCTGATCGACGTGACATCCGACGGTACCGTTCTGGGCGCACACCTGAGGTCGTCGGTCGACCTGTGGAACATCCACACCAGGGAGTCGATCGGGCGCATCGACACCGGGCAGGATGAGAACATGCTCGGCGCTGCGGTCAGCTCTGACGGATCAATGTATGCCACCGCGAGTCTTGATGGGACAGTGCGAATTTGGGAAGTCGCCTCGCGGCAGCAGATTGGTCCTGCGCTGCAGCATCCCGCTGGGCCGACGTCCGCGGCCTTTAGTCCGGACGGCAGGACGCTCGCCACGGCCGGACAGTTCGACGGTTTCTATCTCTGGGATGTCCGCACCGGTAGGCAACTCCCTCCGCTGTCAACGCCAGTCGATGCGTCGGGCGATGTTGCCTTCACCTCCGACGGCAAGAAATTGGCATTCGGGACCTACCGCGAGAACGAGAAGGAGAAGCAGTTCGCGCGGGTCATTATCCTGAAGGACATTTGA
- the recX gene encoding recombination regulator RecX produces MTSFPPRLTSEPSGKPEGEQTQDPRKREEQAKNVCLRLLTVRARTRAELTEQLTKRGYEEDLSAKVLNRLAEVGLIDDEDFAEQWVRSRHANAGKGKRALAVELRKKGVDNEVIDAALADLDPAAERQRAEQLVRDKLRRERLDADDGDVKVTRRLVGMLARRGYHQSMALDVVRDELAGERERRRV; encoded by the coding sequence ATGACGTCCTTCCCGCCCCGGTTGACTTCTGAGCCGTCGGGTAAGCCCGAGGGGGAGCAGACGCAGGATCCTCGCAAACGCGAGGAGCAGGCCAAGAATGTCTGCCTGCGCCTGCTCACCGTGCGGGCCCGCACCCGCGCCGAGTTGACCGAACAGCTCACCAAACGGGGTTACGAAGAAGATCTCAGCGCCAAGGTCCTCAACAGGCTTGCCGAAGTAGGCCTGATCGATGATGAGGACTTCGCCGAGCAATGGGTGCGGTCCCGCCATGCCAACGCAGGAAAAGGCAAGCGCGCCTTGGCTGTCGAGCTTCGCAAGAAGGGTGTGGACAACGAGGTCATCGACGCCGCGCTGGCCGACCTCGACCCGGCCGCCGAACGGCAACGGGCTGAGCAGTTGGTCCGCGACAAGCTGCGTCGGGAGCGCCTCGACGCCGATGACGGCGACGTGAAGGTGACCCGCCGGCTCGTCGGCATGCTGGCTCGTCGCGGCTACCACCAGTCGATGGCCCTCGACGTGGTCAGGGACGAGCTCGCCGGCGAGCGGGAGCGGCGCCGGGTATAG
- the recA gene encoding recombinase RecA: MAQQAPDREKALELAMAQIDKNFGKGSVMRLGEEVRQPISVIPTGSISLDVALGIGGLPRGRVVEIYGPESSGKTTVALHAVANAQAAGGIAAFIDAEHALDPDYAKKLGVDTDSLLVSQPDTGEQALEIADMLVRSGALDILVIDSVAALVPRAEIEGEMGDSHVGLQARLMSQALRKMTGALNNSGTTAIFINQLREKIGVMFGSPETTTGGKALKFYASVRLDVRRIETLKDGTDAVGNRTRVKVVKNKVSPPFKQAEFDILYGHGISREGSLIDMGVEHGFIRKSGSWFTYEGEQLGQGKENARKFLLENPDAANEIEKKIKEKLGIGAVVTAEVKADDVLPAPVDF; this comes from the coding sequence ATGGCGCAACAGGCACCTGATCGCGAAAAAGCGCTCGAACTGGCGATGGCCCAGATCGACAAGAACTTCGGTAAAGGTTCGGTGATGCGCCTCGGCGAAGAGGTGCGCCAGCCGATCTCCGTCATTCCCACGGGTTCGATCTCCCTGGACGTGGCCCTCGGCATCGGCGGCCTGCCGCGCGGCCGCGTGGTCGAGATCTACGGCCCGGAATCCTCGGGTAAGACGACTGTCGCGTTGCACGCGGTGGCCAACGCCCAGGCTGCCGGCGGCATCGCGGCGTTCATCGACGCCGAGCATGCGCTCGATCCCGACTACGCCAAGAAGCTCGGTGTGGACACCGATTCACTGCTGGTGAGCCAGCCCGACACCGGTGAGCAGGCGCTGGAGATCGCCGACATGCTGGTGCGCTCGGGTGCACTGGACATCCTGGTGATCGACTCGGTGGCGGCCCTGGTGCCCCGCGCCGAGATCGAGGGTGAGATGGGTGACAGCCACGTCGGTCTGCAGGCCCGCCTGATGAGCCAGGCGCTGCGCAAGATGACCGGTGCGCTGAACAACTCGGGCACCACCGCGATCTTCATCAACCAGCTCCGCGAGAAGATCGGCGTGATGTTCGGCTCACCCGAAACCACCACGGGCGGTAAGGCTTTGAAGTTCTACGCTTCGGTCCGCCTCGATGTCCGCCGCATCGAGACGCTCAAGGACGGCACCGACGCGGTCGGTAACCGGACCCGCGTCAAGGTCGTCAAGAACAAGGTGTCGCCGCCGTTCAAGCAGGCCGAGTTCGACATCCTGTACGGCCACGGCATCAGCCGCGAAGGCTCGCTGATTGATATGGGTGTCGAGCACGGCTTCATCCGCAAGTCCGGCTCCTGGTTCACCTATGAGGGTGAGCAGCTGGGTCAGGGCAAGGAGAACGCCCGCAAGTTCCTGCTGGAGAACCCCGATGCCGCGAACGAGATCGAGAAGAAGATCAAGGAAAAGCTCGGCATCGGTGCTGTCGTGACCGCCGAGGTGAAGGCTGATGACGTCCTTCCCGCCCCGGTTGACTTCTGA
- a CDS encoding hydrogenase maturation nickel metallochaperone HypA/HybF: MHEMAITQSVVDAVCEHAAGRRVHSVKLEVGALCAVVPDSMLFCFDLVTQGTVADGARLDLDIHPGAAHCRSCGARFDLPDLILLCPCGSADVEVTAGRELRILSMEVS; encoded by the coding sequence ATGCACGAGATGGCGATCACCCAGAGCGTTGTCGACGCGGTGTGCGAGCACGCCGCAGGCCGGCGTGTGCACAGCGTGAAGCTCGAGGTGGGCGCCTTGTGCGCGGTCGTCCCGGACTCCATGCTCTTCTGCTTCGACCTGGTCACCCAGGGCACGGTGGCCGACGGCGCCCGCCTCGACCTCGACATCCATCCCGGCGCGGCACACTGCCGCAGCTGCGGGGCACGGTTCGACCTGCCCGATCTCATCCTGCTGTGCCCGTGCGGAAGCGCCGACGTCGAGGTGACCGCCGGCCGGGAACTGCGGATTCTCTCGATGGAAGTGAGCTGA
- the hypB gene encoding hydrogenase nickel incorporation protein HypB, with amino-acid sequence MCATCGCGQDGAIITLAGHDHPHQHSHPHPHDHSHEAHEHEGHEQGHEHQASVQTISLEQKVLAKNDLIAEQNRQWLAERGIAAFNVTSSPGAGKTTLLERTIRDLHRTRPIAVIEGDQETLLDAERIRAAGARAVQVNTGAGCHLDAAMVRRALETLDPAPGTLLFIENVGNLVCPALFDLGERSKVVVVSVTEGADKPLKYPHMFAAAGLVILNKTDLLPYVDFEIETCCSHARSVNPGVTIVATSATRGDGLPAWYRWLDSAVEVPPVDNASHPE; translated from the coding sequence ATGTGCGCAACCTGCGGCTGCGGCCAGGACGGGGCCATCATCACCCTCGCCGGTCACGATCACCCGCACCAGCATTCCCACCCGCATCCCCACGACCACTCCCACGAGGCCCACGAACACGAGGGCCATGAGCAGGGCCACGAACACCAGGCGTCCGTTCAGACCATCTCCCTGGAACAGAAAGTGCTGGCCAAGAACGATCTTATCGCCGAACAGAACCGGCAGTGGCTGGCCGAGCGCGGCATCGCGGCCTTCAACGTCACCAGCTCGCCCGGCGCGGGTAAGACCACTCTGCTCGAACGCACGATCCGCGACCTGCACCGCACCCGGCCGATCGCGGTTATCGAAGGCGACCAGGAGACCCTGCTCGACGCCGAACGGATCCGGGCTGCCGGCGCTCGAGCGGTCCAGGTCAACACCGGGGCCGGCTGTCATCTGGATGCGGCCATGGTCAGGCGTGCCCTGGAGACGCTCGATCCCGCGCCCGGGACTCTGCTGTTCATCGAAAATGTCGGCAATCTGGTTTGCCCCGCATTGTTCGACCTGGGTGAGCGCAGCAAGGTCGTGGTCGTCTCGGTGACCGAAGGCGCGGACAAGCCGCTGAAGTACCCGCACATGTTCGCGGCCGCGGGTCTGGTGATCCTCAACAAGACCGACCTGCTGCCCTATGTCGATTTCGAAATCGAAACCTGTTGCAGCCATGCCCGATCCGTCAATCCCGGGGTGACGATCGTGGCGACTTCGGCCACCAGGGGGGATGGACTGCCAGCCTGGTACCGCTGGCTTGACTCAGCCGTCGAGGTCCCACCCGTTGACAACGCTAGCCACCCGGAGTAA
- a CDS encoding NADH-quinone oxidoreductase subunit B family protein — translation MPTEAAVKAEETLIHVLWINAGLSCDGDSVALTAATQPSIEEIALGALPGLPKIAIHWPLIDFECGPTGGADDFLAWFFKADRGELDPFVLVVEGSIPNEQLKSEGYWCGFGNNPATNQPMTTSEWLDRLTPKATAVVAVGTCATYGGIHAMAGNPTGAMGVPDYLGWDWKSKAGIPIVCVPGCPIQPDNLSETLTYLLYMATDQAPMIPLDEALRPRWLFGNTVHEGCDRAGYYEQGDFATEYGSPKCIVKLGCWGPVVKCNVPKRGWINGIGGCPNVGGICIGCTMPGFPDKFMPFMDEPPGGKVSTTASMMYGSVIRNLRRVTGQTVDKEPKWRHRGTKLETGATRTW, via the coding sequence ATGCCAACCGAGGCAGCAGTCAAAGCAGAAGAGACGCTGATCCACGTGCTGTGGATCAACGCCGGTCTGAGTTGTGATGGCGATTCGGTGGCGTTGACTGCCGCCACCCAGCCGAGCATCGAGGAGATCGCCCTGGGGGCGCTCCCCGGCCTGCCCAAGATCGCCATCCATTGGCCCCTGATCGACTTCGAGTGCGGGCCCACCGGAGGTGCCGACGATTTTCTCGCCTGGTTCTTCAAAGCCGACCGCGGCGAACTGGATCCGTTCGTCCTGGTCGTCGAGGGATCGATTCCGAACGAGCAACTCAAGAGCGAAGGCTATTGGTGCGGATTCGGTAACAACCCCGCCACCAATCAGCCGATGACCACCAGCGAATGGCTGGATCGGCTCACCCCCAAAGCCACGGCCGTGGTGGCCGTGGGCACCTGCGCCACCTACGGCGGGATTCACGCCATGGCAGGCAATCCGACCGGAGCCATGGGGGTGCCCGACTATCTGGGTTGGGACTGGAAGAGCAAGGCGGGCATTCCGATCGTCTGTGTCCCGGGTTGCCCCATCCAGCCCGACAATCTCTCCGAGACGTTGACCTACCTGCTCTACATGGCTACCGACCAGGCGCCGATGATCCCCCTCGACGAGGCGTTGCGGCCCCGATGGCTGTTCGGCAACACCGTGCACGAAGGCTGTGACCGGGCCGGTTACTACGAGCAGGGCGACTTCGCGACCGAGTACGGATCACCGAAATGCATCGTGAAACTGGGTTGTTGGGGCCCGGTAGTGAAATGCAATGTGCCCAAGCGGGGTTGGATCAACGGCATCGGCGGCTGCCCGAACGTCGGCGGCATCTGCATCGGATGCACGATGCCCGGGTTTCCGGACAAGTTCATGCCGTTCATGGATGAGCCTCCGGGCGGCAAGGTGTCCACCACGGCGTCGATGATGTACGGGTCGGTGATCCGCAACCTGCGCCGCGTCACCGGACAAACCGTCGACAAAGAGCCCAAATGGCGCCACCGCGGGACGAAGCTGGAGACCGGAGCCACCCGCACCTGGTAG
- a CDS encoding nickel-dependent hydrogenase large subunit, with protein sequence MTTTIPGPAQAKRQPGQLVEMSWDPITRIVGSLGIYTKIDFDNREVVECHSTSSIFRGYSIFMKGKDPRDAHFITSRICGICGDNHATCSCYCQNMAYGVKPPHLGEWLINLGEAAEYMFDHNIFQENLVSVDYCEKMVAETNPSVLAKAENTAAPHADAHGYRTIADIMRALNPFTGEFYREALQVSRWTREMFCLMEGRHVHPSTLYPGGIGTSATVQLMTDYMTRLMRYIEFMKKVVPMHDDLFDFFYEALPGYDKVGLRRTLLGCWGSFQDPAVCNFAYKDMERWGDAMFVTPGVVVDGKLLTHSLVDINLGIRILLGHSYYEDWSDQEMFVRTDPLGNPIDRRHPWNQHTNPRPQKRDFDESYSWVMSPRWYDGKDHLALDTGGGALARMWSTALAGLVDIGYVKATGSSVQINLPKTALRGPVEFEWKIPPQGSNTIERNRARTYFQAYAAACALHFAEQALGEIRAGRTKTWERFEVPDEGIGCGFTEAVRGVLSHHMVIRDGKIANYHPYPPTPWNASPRDSYGTPGPYEDAVQGQPIFEENDREHFKGIDVMRTVRSFDPCLPCGVHMYLGEGKSLELLHSPTQAATGE encoded by the coding sequence ATGACGACCACAATTCCCGGACCCGCACAGGCGAAGCGCCAACCAGGTCAGCTGGTGGAGATGTCGTGGGATCCGATCACCCGAATCGTCGGCAGCCTCGGGATCTACACCAAGATCGACTTCGACAACCGCGAGGTCGTCGAATGCCACAGCACGTCCTCGATCTTCCGTGGCTATTCGATCTTCATGAAGGGCAAGGACCCGCGCGACGCGCACTTCATCACCAGTCGCATCTGCGGGATCTGCGGCGACAATCACGCCACCTGCTCGTGCTACTGCCAGAACATGGCCTACGGGGTCAAGCCCCCGCACCTCGGTGAGTGGCTGATCAATCTCGGTGAGGCCGCCGAGTACATGTTCGACCACAACATCTTCCAGGAGAACCTGGTCAGCGTGGACTACTGCGAGAAGATGGTGGCCGAGACCAATCCGAGCGTCCTGGCCAAGGCGGAGAACACCGCCGCGCCCCACGCCGACGCCCACGGATACCGCACGATCGCCGACATCATGCGTGCCCTCAACCCGTTCACCGGCGAGTTCTACCGGGAGGCGCTACAGGTCAGCCGTTGGACCCGCGAGATGTTCTGTCTGATGGAAGGTCGCCATGTCCATCCGTCCACGTTGTACCCCGGTGGCATCGGCACCAGCGCCACCGTGCAGTTGATGACGGACTACATGACGCGGCTGATGCGCTACATCGAGTTCATGAAGAAGGTCGTGCCGATGCATGACGACCTGTTCGACTTCTTCTACGAGGCGCTCCCCGGCTATGACAAGGTCGGCCTGCGCAGGACCCTGCTCGGCTGCTGGGGCTCGTTCCAGGACCCCGCGGTGTGCAACTTCGCCTACAAGGACATGGAGCGCTGGGGCGACGCCATGTTCGTCACCCCGGGCGTCGTCGTGGACGGCAAGCTGCTCACCCATTCCTTGGTGGACATCAATTTGGGAATCCGAATTCTGTTGGGCCACAGTTATTACGAGGACTGGTCAGATCAGGAGATGTTCGTCAGGACTGATCCGCTGGGCAATCCGATCGACCGGCGGCACCCGTGGAACCAGCACACCAACCCCCGGCCGCAGAAGCGGGACTTCGACGAGAGCTACAGCTGGGTGATGTCGCCGCGGTGGTACGACGGCAAGGACCACCTGGCACTGGACACCGGTGGTGGCGCGCTGGCCCGGATGTGGTCCACCGCGCTGGCCGGGCTCGTCGACATCGGCTACGTGAAAGCCACCGGCAGCAGTGTGCAGATCAACCTGCCGAAGACCGCCCTGCGGGGACCCGTCGAGTTCGAATGGAAGATTCCGCCCCAGGGCAGCAACACTATCGAACGCAATCGGGCCCGCACCTACTTCCAGGCCTACGCCGCGGCGTGTGCACTGCACTTCGCCGAGCAGGCCCTGGGCGAGATCCGGGCCGGCCGCACCAAGACCTGGGAGCGCTTCGAGGTTCCCGACGAGGGCATCGGGTGCGGGTTCACCGAGGCGGTGCGTGGTGTGCTCAGCCATCACATGGTGATCCGGGACGGCAAGATCGCCAACTACCACCCGTATCCGCCGACCCCGTGGAACGCCAGTCCCCGCGACTCTTACGGCACGCCCGGGCCGTACGAGGATGCGGTACAGGGCCAGCCGATCTTCGAGGAGAACGACCGGGAGCACTTCAAGGGCATCGACGTGATGCGCACGGTGCGCAGTTTCGACCCGTGCCTGCCGTGTGGCGTCCACATGTATCTGGGCGAGGGAAAATCACTGGAACTGTTGCACTCCCCCACCCAAGCAGCCACCGGGGAATGA
- a CDS encoding NifU family protein: protein MPPAQTPVPDHPEDDTRWRTAGDRIEALLDASAAGGPGALQNAEQLIRELTDLYGAALARLLRIATNHSAELAEVAAADSLVASLLLVHGLHPHPVHRRIADALDKVRPYLGSHGGDVDLIEVDGPVVRLRFTGSCRGCPSSAATLELTIEDAIRAAAPEITSIDVVADSPAPNLIPAQSLLARVHPEGHRPAAWQPVPAIDELTAGEVGGFAVAGSAVLACRIGAQLFVYRDRCPKCTRGLAGATLAGAVLHCPYCGSGFDVVHAGAGCGGEHLEPVPLLVRDGVYSIALAEEVAS from the coding sequence ATGCCGCCCGCTCAGACGCCGGTCCCGGACCATCCGGAAGACGACACGCGATGGCGCACAGCGGGTGATCGGATCGAGGCCCTGCTGGACGCCAGCGCGGCCGGCGGTCCCGGCGCGCTGCAGAACGCCGAACAACTCATCCGGGAGCTCACCGACCTCTACGGCGCGGCACTGGCGCGGCTGCTGCGCATCGCCACCAACCACTCCGCCGAGCTCGCTGAGGTGGCGGCCGCCGACAGTCTCGTCGCCAGTCTGCTTTTGGTGCACGGGCTGCATCCGCATCCCGTGCACCGTCGGATCGCTGACGCCCTCGACAAGGTCCGCCCCTACCTCGGATCCCACGGTGGCGATGTCGATCTGATCGAGGTTGACGGCCCCGTCGTGCGGTTGCGGTTCACCGGGAGCTGCAGGGGCTGCCCATCGTCGGCCGCCACGCTCGAGTTGACGATCGAGGATGCGATCCGGGCGGCCGCACCGGAAATCACGTCGATCGACGTCGTGGCCGACAGCCCGGCGCCGAATCTGATCCCGGCGCAGTCCCTGCTGGCCCGGGTGCATCCCGAGGGGCATCGCCCAGCCGCCTGGCAGCCGGTTCCCGCGATCGACGAGTTGACTGCCGGTGAGGTCGGCGGATTCGCGGTCGCCGGCAGCGCGGTGCTGGCCTGCCGGATCGGTGCGCAGCTGTTCGTCTACCGGGATCGCTGCCCGAAGTGCACCCGCGGGCTGGCCGGCGCCACGCTGGCCGGCGCCGTACTGCACTGTCCGTATTGCGGTTCCGGTTTCGACGTGGTGCATGCCGGGGCCGGCTGCGGCGGCGAGCATCTGGAGCCTGTTCCGCTGCTGGTGCGCGACGGCGTGTACTCGATCGCGCTGGCCGAGGAGGTCGCGTCGTGA
- a CDS encoding DUF5947 family protein, whose protein sequence is MTGPIDVLARIRATTTAPERNGESCDMCAEPITEPHQHVVNVAGRQLMCVCRGCYLLFTDSHAQLHYRAIPDRYLRFDDFALGRPLWETLQIPVGLAFFFVNSALGRVVAFYPGPAGATESELPLDAWATVKRSDPRVDLIAEDTEALLVRVPDDETQPPTCHVVPIDACYEFVGRLRLLWRGFDGGQESRNYIDEFFAGLIDRSAVVTR, encoded by the coding sequence GTGACCGGCCCCATCGATGTGCTGGCCCGCATCCGCGCCACGACGACTGCACCCGAGCGGAACGGCGAGAGCTGCGACATGTGCGCCGAACCGATCACCGAACCTCATCAGCATGTGGTCAATGTCGCAGGCCGCCAACTGATGTGCGTGTGTCGCGGCTGCTATCTGCTGTTCACCGACAGCCACGCCCAGCTGCACTACCGCGCCATTCCGGACCGCTACCTGAGGTTCGACGACTTCGCCCTCGGGCGACCCCTTTGGGAGACCCTCCAGATCCCGGTCGGCCTGGCCTTCTTCTTCGTCAACTCGGCACTGGGACGCGTGGTCGCGTTCTATCCGGGCCCCGCCGGGGCCACCGAATCCGAACTGCCACTGGATGCTTGGGCCACCGTAAAACGGTCCGATCCGAGAGTGGACCTGATCGCCGAGGACACCGAGGCGTTGCTGGTGCGTGTCCCCGACGACGAAACCCAGCCACCGACATGCCATGTGGTGCCGATCGACGCCTGCTACGAGTTCGTGGGACGGCTGCGGTTGTTGTGGCGCGGATTCGACGGTGGCCAGGAGTCGCGTAACTACATCGACGAGTTCTTCGCAGGCCTCATCGACCGCAGCGCGGTGGTGACGCGATGA
- a CDS encoding DUF6084 family protein, translated as MSDLTFTVLDMAPEPYAVTPILTARIAITTAGAIPVHAVALRCQVRIEPGRRNYTDEEAAGLLDLFGPRNRWGMTQHTFLWQHSTAMVPGFTGSTQVELPLTGTYDFDVAAAKYLHALRGGSVPLRFLFSGTVFTPGTHGFAVEQIPWDREDVYDMPVTVWRQLMAQHFPNTGWLRLGQDTLDELVSYKTRWGMLSFDEAIDTLLAKQEIR; from the coding sequence ATGAGCGATCTCACGTTCACGGTCCTCGACATGGCGCCCGAACCGTACGCGGTGACCCCGATCCTGACCGCCCGAATCGCCATCACCACCGCCGGTGCCATCCCGGTGCATGCGGTAGCGCTGCGCTGCCAGGTCCGTATCGAACCGGGCCGGCGCAACTACACCGACGAAGAAGCCGCCGGACTGCTCGACTTGTTCGGCCCCCGCAACCGCTGGGGTATGACGCAACACACCTTCTTGTGGCAGCACAGCACCGCGATGGTGCCCGGATTCACCGGCAGCACCCAGGTCGAACTCCCGCTGACCGGCACCTATGACTTCGATGTCGCGGCGGCGAAGTATCTGCACGCGCTGCGCGGCGGGTCGGTGCCGCTGCGATTCCTGTTCAGCGGCACCGTCTTCACACCGGGGACCCACGGGTTCGCGGTCGAGCAGATCCCGTGGGACCGGGAGGACGTGTACGACATGCCGGTGACCGTGTGGCGACAGCTGATGGCACAGCATTTTCCGAACACCGGGTGGCTGCGACTCGGCCAGGACACGCTCGACGAGCTGGTCTCCTACAAGACCCGGTGGGGCATGCTGTCGTTCGACGAGGCGATCGACACGCTGCTGGCAAAGCAGGAGATCCGATGA
- a CDS encoding DUF6893 family small protein — protein MEVVGWIAVIAVAAVVVAGVMVGVRSIPDAKRYLKMRRM, from the coding sequence ATGGAAGTTGTGGGTTGGATCGCTGTCATCGCCGTCGCGGCGGTGGTGGTCGCCGGGGTCATGGTCGGAGTTCGGTCTATCCCCGATGCCAAGCGCTACCTGAAGATGCGCCGGATGTAG
- a CDS encoding hydrogenase maturation protease, whose protein sequence is MTSSVLVAGIGNIFLGDDGFGPEVMSRLPPNLAGPDVRLCDYGIRGVHLAYDLLDGWDSLVLVDALPCRDRPGALHVFEADQESLSSTSGLDAHAMDPAAVFASVRALGGSPPYTVVVGCEVATVTDGIGLSEPVAAAVPGAVAAVEAAVARLSAPVREG, encoded by the coding sequence ATCACGTCCTCAGTTCTGGTGGCCGGCATCGGCAATATCTTTCTCGGTGACGACGGATTCGGTCCCGAGGTGATGAGTCGTCTGCCACCGAACCTCGCCGGTCCGGATGTCCGGCTGTGCGACTACGGGATTCGCGGTGTGCACCTGGCCTACGACCTGCTCGACGGCTGGGACTCCCTCGTCCTTGTCGACGCCTTGCCCTGCCGGGACCGGCCCGGCGCACTGCACGTGTTCGAGGCCGACCAGGAAAGTCTGTCGAGCACTTCGGGTCTGGACGCACATGCGATGGACCCGGCGGCGGTGTTCGCCAGTGTGCGGGCACTGGGCGGCAGCCCGCCCTACACCGTCGTCGTCGGTTGCGAGGTGGCCACGGTGACCGACGGTATCGGGCTCTCGGAACCCGTTGCGGCCGCAGTCCCGGGTGCCGTCGCAGCGGTCGAAGCCGCGGTGGCCCGGTTGTCGGCCCCGGTCAGGGAGGGCTGA
- a CDS encoding HypC/HybG/HupF family hydrogenase formation chaperone, whose product MCLGIPGQVVRMLPGYGGQLALVDVAGEHRKVNVGMLPEETFVPGDWVIIHMGFAVEKTDHAGADAAMQGLELLGRGRDAEAPP is encoded by the coding sequence ATGTGTCTGGGAATCCCCGGCCAGGTGGTCCGGATGCTGCCGGGATACGGCGGCCAGCTCGCGCTCGTCGACGTCGCGGGCGAGCACCGCAAGGTCAACGTCGGCATGCTGCCCGAGGAGACGTTCGTCCCCGGCGATTGGGTGATCATCCATATGGGTTTCGCGGTCGAGAAGACCGACCACGCCGGCGCCGACGCCGCGATGCAAGGCCTGGAGCTGCTGGGCAGGGGCCGCGACGCCGAGGCGCCACCGTGA